The following nucleotide sequence is from Acetivibrio cellulolyticus CD2.
ATATTTATTAAAACTTAAAAAGATTGTATTACACTATCTTTATATCTGTCAACAAGCTATTTTAAAATAGTAACCGCTGATTTTGTCTATCAAGGTATCAATGCCTTGCTCAGTTGCAGATATAAAATCAAACACTTTCTCATTCCAGCCTGCAATGATGTTGACATTTTTACCGGCAAACTGCTGCGTACCATATCCCTGCATATCAATTGCATGCACCCATACATCAGGATTTACCTTCTTCTTATATTCTTCTACCAAGGCCTGGCAGGTCTTTGGCCCACCATATCCAATTCTGTAGGTATATCCTCTGTTTATTTCATTATCCGAAAGCATAATAATTCTGTCAACGAAGATTTTTTTGTCAAGCAAATAACGTATAGGCAAGGTTATATCTGTCCCGCCGCCATTTACACTAATACTGTTTGCATTGGCAATGATGCCGCCTTGTGTAGACAAGCTACATGGATATAAATTATTATCAAAGGTAGTTGTAATAGTTTCTTCGCATATATAATTTGCAATAGACAGCATCAATACTGCAATTTCTGCACAGGTCACTTCGCTTTTTGAACTTATGCCTGAATTCATGGAACCTGAGACATCAGCTGCAATTAAGGTTTTGCCCGCTAATCTATTAATGTTTTTTGTTGATGTTTTAATTGCGATTTCTAAAGCATCATAAATTTTTGATGTTCCAAGACCTTCTTTTTTCAATGCTTTATAGGCACTGTAGTAGCGAAAAGGCAGCTGTTTGTTCTTTAATACTCTGCTCTCGTCTGCTAAGTTCTCATAAACTTTGTTTAAATTGGATGCTTCCGACTTGATGATATTTCTAAGGTTTCTCATCATAGCCATGTAACCCAACTTATTCCCATTAATTAAGTTCTCCCAAGTCTCTCTGTTATTTCCTTTTGCTGAAAGCTCAGTTTCCCATGTAACAGGTGTTTCAAGGTTATCTTTCAACAACCTTTGCCACAAGTCATTCTGCTTTTCGTCCTTAGCTTTTGGATGCACCAGGCAAAGAATATCCTTCAATTTAACTGCATTGTCCCTGTTGTATTTTGCCA
It contains:
- a CDS encoding TROVE domain-containing protein, producing the protein MSKFNFGNARTNITYNNEGAIAYHMSDKEKLVTQVLTSLFNENKFYGDNSKDILDTARSLIKSDAGFVANLCVFARNEMHLRTISHVLVAELAKSEEGKDYVRKVLNKIVERPDDMTEVLAYYINTYGKPIPNSIKKGLADSLARFDEYQLAKYNRDNAVKLKDILCLVHPKAKDEKQNDLWQRLLKDNLETPVTWETELSAKGNNRETWENLINGNKLGYMAMMRNLRNIIKSEASNLNKVYENLADESRVLKNKQLPFRYYSAYKALKKEGLGTSKIYDALEIAIKTSTKNINRLAGKTLIAADVSGSMNSGISSKSEVTCAEIAVLMLSIANYICEETITTTFDNNLYPCSLSTQGGIIANANSISVNGGGTDITLPIRYLLDKKIFVDRIIMLSDNEINRGYTYRIGYGGPKTCQALVEEYKKKVNPDVWVHAIDMQGYGTQQFAGKNVNIIAGWNEKVFDFISATEQGIDTLIDKISGYYFKIAC